Proteins co-encoded in one Cucurbita pepo subsp. pepo cultivar mu-cu-16 chromosome LG15, ASM280686v2, whole genome shotgun sequence genomic window:
- the LOC111811916 gene encoding basic form of pathogenesis-related protein 1-like, which yields MASPTILSTICLVGFLLAPISNAQNSPEDFVDTHNDVRAAVGVGPVSWDDNLAVYAQNYAYSKIETCEMEHSNGPYGENLAEGYGEMTAVEAVKFWATEKKFYNHHLNQCVGDECGHYTQIVWRDTKNIGCARVKCENNWVFVICSYYPPGNYVGQYPY from the coding sequence ATGGCTTCCCCCACCATTCTCTCTACCATATGCTTAGTAGGGTTCCTCCTAGCTCCCATCTCCAACGCCCAAAACTCCCCGGAAGACTTCGTCGACACCCACAACGACGTCCGAGCGGCAGTCGGGGTTGGGCCGGTCTCTTGGGACGATAATCTCGCCGTCTATGCTCAAAATTACGCCTATAGTAAGATCGAAACCTGCGAGATGGAGCACTCTAATGGACCTTATGGCGAAAACCTTGCCGAGGGGTACGGCGAGATGACCGCCGTGGAAGCAGTGAAGTTTTGGGCAACCGAGAAAAAGTTCTACAACCACCATTTGAATCAATGCGTCGGGGACGAGTGCGGTCATTATACACAAATAGTGTGGAGGGACACTAAGAACATAGGGTGTGCTAGAGTGAAATGTGAGAACAATTGGGTTTTTGTGATCTGCAGCTATTATCCTCCTGGAAATTATGTAGGCCAATATCCTTACTGA
- the LOC111776399 gene encoding basic form of pathogenesis-related protein 1-like yields the protein MASPIWLVGLALILASISPTVAKSYPKDFVDAHNVIRAEYGVGPVSWNTTLAIYARNFAKTKIGNCEFEYSNGPYGENLAEAYDNTTAKLTVDKWAMEKKYYDYKENKCMEEECGNFRQVVWKDTTSIGCAEIECIKDYIFTVCNYYPSGNHPNELPY from the coding sequence ATGGCATCTCCAATTTGGTTAGTGGGACTTGCCCTAATCTTAGCTTCGATCTCTCCCACGGTTGCCAAAAGCTACCCGAAAGACTTCGTTGATGCCCACAATGTCATCCGCGCCGAGTATGGCGTCGGCCCGGTGTCTTGGAACACCACTTTGGCTATCTATGCTCGAAATTTTGCCAAAACAAAGATAGGTAACTGCGAGTTTGAGTACTCTAATGGACCTTATGGCGAAAACTTGGCAGAAGCATACGATAATACAACAGCAAAATTGACCGTGGACAAGTGGGCTATGGAGAAGAAATATTATGACTACAAAGAAAACAAGTGCATGGAGGAAGAGTGCGGGAATTTCAGGCAGGTGGTGTGGAAGGACACAACATCTATTGGCTGTGCTGAAATTGAGTGCATCAAGGATTACATTTTCACCGTTTGCAACTATTATCCTTCGGGAAACCATCCGAACGAACTTCCTTACTAA